A genome region from Rhinopithecus roxellana isolate Shanxi Qingling chromosome 10, ASM756505v1, whole genome shotgun sequence includes the following:
- the CAPZA3 gene encoding F-actin-capping protein subunit alpha-3 produces MTLSVLSRKDKERVIRRLLLQAPPGEFVNAFDDLCLLIRDEKLMHHQGECAGHQHCQKYSIPLCIDGNPVLLSHHNVMGDYRFFDHQSKLSFKYDLLQNQLKDIQSHGVIRNETEYLRVVVLCALKLYVNDHYPKGNCNVLRKTVKSKEYLIACIEDHNYETGECWNGLWKSKWIFQVNPFLTQVTGRIFVQAHFFRCVNLHIEISKDLKESLEIVNQAQLALSFARLVEEQENKFQAAVLEELQELSNEALRKILRRDLPVTRTLIDWQRILSDLNLVMYPKLGYVIYSRSVLCNWII; encoded by the coding sequence ATGACACTTAGCGTGCTGAGCAGGAAGGACAAGGAAAGAGTAATTCGCAGACTGTTATTACAGGCACCTCCAGGGGAATTTGTAAATGCCTTTGATGATCTCTGTCTGCTTATCCGTGATGAAAAACTTATGCACCATCAAGGTGAGTGTGCAGGCCACCAACATTGCCAAAAATATTCTATACCACTCTGCATCGATGGAAATCCAGTACTCTTGTCTCACCACAATGTAATGGGCGACTACCGATTTTTTGACCATCAAAGCAAACTTTCTTTCAAATATGACCTGCTTCAAAATCAGCTGAAAGACATCCAAAGTCACGGTGTCATTCGGAATGAGACAGAATATCTGAGAGTTGTTGTTCTGTGCGCCTTAAAACTGTATGTGAATGACCACTATCCAAAAGGAAATTGCAACGTGCTGAGAAAAACTGTCAAAAGTAAGGAATACTTGATAGCTTGCATTGAAGATCACAACTATGAAACAGGAGAGTGCTGGAATGGACTTTGGAAATCTAAATGGATTTTCCAGGTTAACCCATTTCTAACCCAAGTAACAGGAAGAATATTTGTGCAAGCTCACTTCTTCAGGTGTGTCAACCTTCATATTGAAATATCCAAGGACCTGAAAGAAAGCTTGGAAATAGTTAACCAAGCTCAACTGGCTCTAAGTTTTGCAAGGCTTGTGGAAGAGCAAGAGAACAAATTTCAAGCTGCAGTCTTGGAAGAATTACAGGAGTTATCCAATGAAGCCCTGAGAAAAATTCTACGAAGGGATCTTCCAGTGACCCGCACTCTTATTGACTGGCAGAGGATACTCTCTGACTTGAATCTGGTGATGTATCCTAAATTAGGATATGTCATTTATTCAAGAAGTGTGTTGTGCAACTGGATAATATAA